In the Balaenoptera acutorostrata chromosome 16, mBalAcu1.1, whole genome shotgun sequence genome, AGCTGTAGGGAAAAGGGAGAAGGGTCAGCCAGACTTACATTTTGTTTTATGGTctaactttttttattgaagatAGGATGCTCCTTTGAGTAAGATGACCAATTGTGTTGATTTATATGAGGCAAAACCTTTTTTGTGTGACATAGGAAGTAGAGAACAACAATTTAAGAGTGGGATAAAAgaataactgaaattttttcctgGGTCAGGGGGAAATGGGAGTCCCTGAAAATAAGGTATAAAGAATTATCAAAAAAGTTATCAATTTGCATTACAACATTTGCTGGATAGGTTAAGAGagaagctctttttctttttttctctctttttttccaataaaatggaTTATTATTGCATATGGAGTTTCTGCTATTAGAAAGTACAGTTGTTAAATAGATTCCCTCTGCTTGGTCTTACATTGTGACCCAGATAGTCTTGTTCTCTCTGTGTTCCTGAAATTCTCCTCACATGTTCAGGAGACCTAACTCAAGAACATATACCAATAATCCTATGAAGGTAAAGCagcataaaattgaaaaatgctTTTTCCACTGAAAAACCATCATCCTCTCTCTGTTCTCAAGAGATTTCATAGGAACTCAGCTATCAAAGAGGATGGTTTTCTACTTAAATTATAAGAATTTTGGAAATATGTCTGCTACATCATACTTGGTAAGAAAAGCTACATCCAGTAGAGAGAGATTTTTGATTACACTGGTCATTTTTTTGATGAAAGGCCCGAAAAGAGTACtcttaagtatttaattttgcaTAAATGAATAGGTTATAACTCATAAAAAAGCCTTTGTATTTTtatgctactttttttttaatccagtgatTTTCAACAGTAATAACTGGTAAAGTCAATAATAATTTCTATACTAGGAGGAAATTTTGGATAATCTTTCATTGggggaaaagaaacaacagagtaGATGTCATGTAATCGATACCTGGAATATGTGCTAATCCCACTGTAACATGTTAAAAGCAATTACTTTTTGCTCAATAATGATGTTATCTTGCCataaatgttatatttataaGGTATAAAGTCGACAAGGGCTCAAAATAGTGATACTGAAGAGGGGCAGGGCAAGTAACCTATGTTAATTGAAAACCTTTTCTATAATGATCTTTTTTGGGACCCAATTAGAATTTTGATTTAGTTTGATAAGCTCTGGTTGGTGTCTATTTATGTTTATTGTACGTTGCGGTCATTATTGATACGGGGTGGAAGAAACtgtttttatggaaaataaaCGTCAAAGACAAATTAAGTTACAGACTCACTGCCAAGTCTCAGAATTCATATTAATGTAAAGTGGATTTAGGCTTCTGTTACATAGAGGTTAGTAATGTCTTTTTAACCCAGGCCAAACATAGAACACTGGCAAACATAGCTGATTATCTCACtaaatgctttttgaaaataatagatAGTTGCCATTTTAGAGTTTACAAAGTGTTGCTCACATTTTGTCCTCCCAGTAACCATGTGAAGTCAGtaattttgcccattttacagatgagtaactTCAAGTTCAGAAAAGCTAAGGAATTTCCCTGGGATTATTTGATTTGCAAGTGTCAGAGAAATCTGAATCTAAGGCCCATACTCTATTATTTACATGGGCATGATATGTTCCTTAAATCAAAAGAATCATAATCTCTTTTTATGTAGATTTTCTCTGTAATATTTCTACTGTATTCTACCCAACTGTGCAAAAATCAACAATGATTTTGAAGAGTAGGCAAAAGTGGGTCCAATTCTATAGGCTATTATGGTTAGATTCTAGAAAGTCTCACTTTCACCTGTGTATTATCTTATTTGTTTTCAAGAGTCATTTAATACAACCTATTTGGCTTTCATCAGTTCTATTTCTCTTACAACATTTGTAATTAAAATCCACTGATATTACTTTTTGTGTTCATGGTTTATTCCAGCTGCCTCTGATTTTTGATGTAGGTAGCTAAGAGAATACAAGTATAGCAAAATTCCATGGGTTTACATAAAATCCAGATTCTAATAAGAATCCAGGGAAAAGGGAATAAAAGAGGCAACACGgtttctgaatttttcatttctcatggcTCAGTTCTCATTTGTCATGTCTGGAACTCATTTTGTCTTAGGCTTCATGGCCTGATGCTGTTTCTGATGCTAGTCTAAtccacattttaaataaactattaagTTCTCTTCTTGGTAAATGTCAAGAGGAGAGAAGGTATTTCATGCACCTACAGCATCCTAAAAATCCTTGCCAAATCTACAAATCTGACTCTGCATTATCCTTCTCCAGAAGGAGAGCATAATTTCATTATCTATGAATCATCACCTCTTAGACTGTAACATCATTGTCAGAGAGCCTAATAGAACAGTGTTCAGCTGACtgaaaagggggagggagggagagagcactGGGGCAAAGCACAGGTCACTGGCATGATAACAAACTGGAGAGTTCTAGAGCTGGATGGGgaggcctccctccctccacagctCAGACACTCCTGACTGGTAAATAACTGATGCTGGTTCTTTCAGTATTAATATTGAAATTTGTTTTCCCCaacttaaattaaattatatttcagtatCCTGCCTATGGAAAATATTCTCACTTAATGAAAATATCAGAATATTTGGCCAATGTCGATGATTataaatacttcaaaaaatatttcttatcgATTTTTGTTGCATTATTACTCACTCTTCATCTTTGGACACTTATTTCTAGCCCTTAGTTCCAGTTCTATGGCCTCTGGGCATTACTAAAtaagtcaatatacaaaatataatttaaaaaattgtactaTAACCATGTTTCCAAGGGAGATGaactaagtaaaattaaaatctgaTTCATGGATTGAAAACCGTATGTTGTAAACCACATTTACATAAGGGTTCAGgatgaaaaactaaataaaatgtttgagtAGCTGTGGTTAGTCTAACGAGCCACTGGAGGTCACTGATGCTCCACAGATATACAGTCTATTGCCTGTTTGTCTATTTAGGCAGTTGACTCACCGAATCaagaaaaaatggtttaaattctttgaaaagatgtaaTGTCAACATCCTTGGAAAATATAAACTCTTTTAAAAGGAATATATCTTGCATAATTATTGCTTAGAAGACTGGCACTTGGACAATTAACTCTATGCTGCAGTAGCGCTATGCGTACCGGGGCTCATAAAAATTTGGGGGTAAAACCCGTACAGTTCAGAGACTAAACtgtatttcctctctctctggtAAAGCATTCAAAGACTGAATCCGTTCTGCATTGATGCATCTCTGCTGTGTATTTCATCAGGTCAGGCTGTTTATTTAACTGTTGTCACCTTTGAGGAAAGTCAGACACTTAATATAAATTtggaatagaaaatgaaatatcaattatatttttctaatatgcaTTGAGTTTTTAAATACTTATGAGAATAGATTTATGGTATGCAGTCCAAAAAGTGCcatggggtggtggtgaggacGATGACTTTTGAGCAGGAGAACATTCATTCACCAGTTGGCTTTGTTAAATTTATAGTGGTGACCTAGTGATTGTCTAACCTACAAGAATTATGTACTGAGAACTAAAGAAGCTTCATTCccaaagagagggaaaagactttttttttgtaattccaTGTACTGAATCAAAATTGCTTTTACAATCTAagggatttttattttggttcttctctattattaaatttatatgtaGTTAAAGTTAGGCATTAAAAAATGACCAACCTTCAAAATTTTGGTCATTCATGTAATCTTAACACACCAAGTGGCTTTGAATTTTAGAAACACTTTTAATACAGCAaacatattttatgtatactAGCAGTACCACAGTATCAAGTATTTGCAagagtttcaaaatataaatataaatatgcctTGCCTAAATTTATTTGGTATCCATGACAAATGAGGCAGAAGGTCAagtcaaagaataaaaatggGCTTTTTCACTTTAACACTGCATTTAATTAAAACAATCATCTTTAGTACAGGTAAAAATGAGGCTGAccaaagaaaattttgtttttagatggaatatGTATTTACTgacattttatgaaaaatgtgaaattacAACTTCAGTGAAAAACATCGCTGTAGTTTCAGTCATCCAATTCATTGTACTGTAAGGAAGTATCTGCGTTATTAATCAATTGGGAATCGTGACTATTTGCCATTAATAAATGTATATCCAACAGTTATTCATGGACAAATATATTGTAGCTATGATGCTTTTCAGAACTGGTATCTATTTTAAGATTTAATCAAAATCAAAGTACAGTTCCTTGAGAAATCTACTTTCGaggttcctttttctttattgcttATAAAAGTATGATTTTTATAATCTGGCTTCTTTGCAATTATATCTCATGGTGACTTGCGTAGATTTTTCCTCTCAGAATATGAAAAGCCTCCAAACTATATAAAAATGCTGGTAAAAATAgccatttactttttctttttcgcTGCAGTGATTCTGTTTTGAAAGAACAGGGGCATGGTTAATGATATAAAGCTTGAGAAACCAAATTAAATGAAACGGGCTCAATGTTGCAATTCCTGATTTTTGCTCCTATAATAGAATTCTTCGTTTTGGAGGATGAAAGAGAATACTGACTAACgacatttttctaaaatctaaATGAACTGTGGTCAAAGTTACTTAAATACAGAAGCTGTGATATTTGTGCTGCAGGCAATAAACTTTCACCACTGACATAAAAACATGCATGCAGCTTGCAGGTTGCCAACAGGGTCTGTACAGAATCATACTGATGAATGGAGTTCACAATATAGATGAACAAGGGGACACTGTAACATCAGCAATAGAAAAGCAGAAGACAACTGCCATGGGGTTGGTCTTTTGTCCTGTAAGATTTATTTTATACGTTTATTAAGGTGTTGTCAAAACTCTCCTTTTCAACGAGGCTGTCGGTGGTGGAAAGCGTGTCTTGGAATGTGTTCTCTTTACACCTCTGAATGAAGTGTCAGTCATCAGGGGACTGGTGTGTGTGCTTGGCATAGAGTGGAACACAACAGGACAGCCTGACAAATCCCAAACAGAAGAACAGACAGAGCTCATAATTCCACTCCCTACATTAGGGTCCTTAAAAGAGCTGGAAAGAGAATTTTTGGTAAGCTTCCAACCACATGCATTTAGCAAGCTGCATTCCCATTTGCAAGCCTCATCTCTGAAAACTCCTTAAGGTGAAGAGCAGTGGAGAAATCTGCCTCctgcctattttatttatttatttattcatttatttacttattttggaaaTGTGGAGGCTAGAAGAAATTGACAGTGAAACCTCTAGTCTGATTATACAGAGATGAGTTTCAGAGACAAGGCTTCAGGTCTaaaactttgtatttttattgtctcCTCACATTTTGCAGTTGTCTACTTGCAGCATTTTAACCCTCCCGACAGTTTTCCCTAGGCTTGCTTTATTGTAATTCAAACACCTCTGGAAACTGCTCGTGGTGCTGCTTTAACAGAGCACCATATTTCGATAGtttcctgcagttttctttttaagctaGGCATTGTTTTAAGGCTGTCCCTAAATGTTCTATAATCAAGTCCTCTCCTAGAATCATTTCAGGCTCCAAGTACCTGGGATCATTCCCTTTTTCCTTGATTTGCCAATGAGCTGCAAACCTTCTAGAACTATAGATTTGGTCTTGCCAGAAGGAGAATAACAGCCGATGTGAGGGATTACTTAATGAAAGAAGTTTTATCTTAAAACAAGTGTGACATTAATGGAATCAATAAAGGGTCTTATACAATAGGCATTATATTTAAAGCAGAGTTCAAGCTTCGCATTGATTGTGGTATTTAAATTTCAATGGGTTAATTATGTATGAAAGTAAAATGACCAGTATTATGAATGTACTAAAACGGACCTTGCCAGCAAAGTgagagggagaggggtggggagaggggcaccACATTCCCATTATAGTCACCAGAGTTCAATAAAGCACCGCTTATTTCCCAGCTTTTAAGAGCGCTTTTATCACAATGGTTCATACCTCACACTCCCTGGAGCCCGATTTGTTATAGGTGCAGGGTCCCGTCCCATTCAGCAGCATCTCGCTGGTCTCCGTGTTGGTGGGTTTATAATCTACATAAAATTCCTGGGTGCTGGGAGTCATTTGCTTtagggactgtcttttctttttcctgtgccTTCGCATGAGGGAGCGCTGCTGCAGCTGCTTCATGCTGGCAGGGTACCGCTTCCACGACACATAGATAACGAGAAGGATGACGAGCACAGACAGGAAAAGGGCCACGCTCCCTGCGATGATTTTATGGAAAGAGATGTGCTCAGCGTCAGCCTCGGTCTCTGGGCCAGGCTCCGTGGCTCCCGCGGTGGGGGGCAAAGGGGGTTTGCTCTCATGCTTCGGCCTGGGGAGCTTGGGCTTAAATGTCGGCTTTGGGAGAGCCCTGGCCAGATCAAACCTCTCCGTGGTACTTTTGCCACAGATGCTGTAGTTCTTCACTGCGTCGATAACATTTACTCCTTGCAGCTCTTTGGGACTGGCACAGATAATTGTATTCTCCCTCAGTCCTTTAAAACTTTTCAGCCAGTTTACCAGGGAACAAATATTTCTGCTGCATTCCCATATATTCCCGGCAAGACTGATGTCATTGAGGGATATCCAAGAATCCAAAATCTCTTGACCAATAAATGTGAGCTTGTTGGAATCCAGGTTGAGGCGCTGCAGATTTGGGACACACTGGAAAACACTAGGTCCACTAAAAGCTTCGATCTCATTGCCTGATAAATCAAGCCTTTGTAATGAGCTCCAGGTCCAGGACATGGTCTGTCCTATGACACTGATTTTATTCCACTGCAAGTAAAGGTTCTGAAGGCTCACCAACCTTGGAAAAAGGGCCAGATTGAGCTTAGAAAATTGATTGTGCTCCAGGTGAAGTTCTTTGAGTCTGATCATGCCTGCAAAGACATTCCTGGCTAAACTTCGGATCCGGTTATATCCCAGGTCCAAAAGTTCCAGGTTGCGGCAGTCTTGGAATATTCGCACTGGGATGGTTCTCAGGGAATTAGATCGTAAATGTAAACTCAGCAGCTTTCGCAAACCCCGAAACTGTTCAGATCCCAGAGAATGCAGCTGATTATAGGACAAATCCAAGTTCCGTAAATTTGTCACAGGTCTGAAGGTATTGTTGAGAAAATAGGAGATTCTGTTGGAACTCAGAATCAGTTCTTTGAGTCTGCGTATTCCATTAAAAGCATTCTCATCAATATTGCTGATATGGTTATGGTCAAGGTACAGCCAGGTGAGCTGGTTGAGCCCTTTAAATTGATTATACTTAAGTTTTTGAAGGCTGTTATAGCGAAGGGACAAACCTAAGCAACCAGCAGATATACTTGAGGGTATCTCCTGTAATTTCTGAGATTCACAATATACCATTTTGCCTTCACACCTACAGCCCTTTGGGCATCCTCGTTCGGCAGAAGAAAGCATTGTCAGTAAGACAGTGGGGGCTATAACCAGTGCTACAGCTGATCCGCTCAGTAGCCTAATTACATTGAaacctggaaataaaaacaacttagaaaagttatccccccaaaaaaagaattcatttattttttaatcaagcaaaaataagcatgtattttcttttttagaaatttaaatctAGATAAAAACATTTAACATCAAATATCATCTCCTTATAATTTAAAGAGAATTgtctttaggcttttttttttttttaatagttaagcAAGGAAACATGGCAACTAAGCAATCGAATTTATAGTCTTAGAGCAGAGCAAGGTAATCTCTACGATAATTAAGGCAGAATTAATATACAGATtagtggatttttttgtttttgtttttttaagaagaaaagaagaaaaatgacaaaacataCCCATCCTTTGTATTGTTCAAAGGTCGTCCTTAGGTCTTTGCTTTGGCTTAGGGGGCCACTTGCATGACAGCCCCTGTCAGCTGCGCTGTAGTGAGTCAGGGCTCGCTGACACCCAGGAAGAAAAATTGGACCCCTTGGGAGATGGACCGATTTTGGAACATTATTCTTTGCCAGCCACGCAGAACACTCCAAGAACAAATAAATCCCAACACCGCATTTGCAGCAAAACATCAAAATCTTCCTAGGTAATAGGATCTTCATGAATATTACGTTTTTGCATCTTTACAGTTTATTTTGGAGGGGggtgtgtaaaaaaaaagaaaaaaaaaactggcttcTACAATTTCTTCTTATCGGAAAGCAAGATGTATTCCTCCAGGCAACATGAGGCTACCTGAGCTGCCACATCTGTATCCCATAGCCCAGCATTTCTGGTGGCGAGCACCCACTTCAGCCACAGCGCTGCGTTGGAGCCCAGAAGGCAGGAGAGCCCCGTACCCTGCACACCACGCTCAGCTCACTTCTGCAGACTGTCATTCTGAAAGCTGCTCGGACTGTTGCTTTGGTTTTAGTGAATGCAGTCTTATGTAAAGCTGCCCCCAGTGGTGAAGAACATTATGGGCATGTGCAGAAATGTCTCTCTTTTATCTTGCAAATGAGCAGGCTTTCTGCTGGAAAATGAATGATTCTTTTGGGTGGCTCAGTAGGACCTGAATGGTCACCGTAATCAATAACTAGCAACATTTTCTGTAATTTCCAAGTCTTGTTTTACAATTTGGCAACGTCTTTATTGTCTGCACCCACTTAATCGCTAAACATGTGCTGCCCAGAGTTTTTCTTGAGCTTGACATTAAGTTCACAGACCAAATGTCAATTTTTCTTAGCCTCAAAGTAGCTTTGAactgaaatttataaaatgaattattgaGCTTTTCACAGAGAAGCATTAACTGCCTGCCCATTTGACCTCTTGGAGTCACAGTGATTGTATTATACAAGGTGTCTCAGGATGCTAGAACACATACATTTTGGAGTAGAGAGGATGACTAATGACATATAAACTAAGGTGTCCAATAACCTTTCTGATTTTCCCACAAAATATATAATTGGTTTCATGGCTTATGACTTGGTTTgtcgttttggttgctgtcattttattttcttaattagaaGAGAAATAAGCCATATTTAGTGTGAGTACAAGAATCAAGAGATCATCTGGTTCAGTTTATTGATGCTGTTACTATTTATTACActagtaatatttattgagcactttctaagtgctttaaatgGGCTATCTTATTCTATCTGTAAACAATATTATGATGTAGGTCCCATTATAACCttcattttgaagatgaggaaactgagacttggaaagGTAACTTGCTCAATGTCATATAGCAAGcaagtggcagaactgagattTAGAACCGTAGCTCTCTTACGCTTACACCTCTAACTGCTAGATGATCCTGCTTCAACAACATTGTTATCTTCACTTTAAAATGAGCCAAATAAAAATTATCCTAAGTCATTGTGTCAGGGAagctgtaataaaataaaatcgttGATTTCTAAAATAGGTTTTCATAAACTTCTTTGGTTTGAGTCTTCTAACAAGAATCATAAAACTAAAGAGGAGAAGCTTAGTCTAATGATTAAGAGGATGAATTTTTgcacctaggttcaaatcctggctgtaCTTTACCAGCTCTGTAACCTTCACTAGGTTACTTATCTTCTCTATGCATTAGTTTTCTCTTCtacaaaatgggcataataacaaAATTCTGTTTCATAGAGGATTTGAGAATTAAGTCATTTAAATATCTGTGAAGTACTTAGAATAGTAAGTGGCACATAATAAGCCTGTGTTAGCTGTTATTTGAATAATATCAACTTTACTGTATTTGCTGGTATTGCATGTTATTTAGTATTGAATATTGAGTATACTCACTTTCATTTACTCACAAAGAACTActtcagtgaatattttttatattgtttacaGTGGATTTCTGAGATACTTTCAGTCTTGCCTtctttgatgagaagaattcctaAATTTCCATCATCTCAACTTTATCTTTAACATGAGTATCTAGTGGACCATAACTAGGAATTAATGTTCGATTATTTTCTTCCCCAGAGCAGAATATGGTAACAGCTGCTCCACAGAGAAaaccattttgtttaaaaataaatggtaattttataaaaaataaaagtgttagtCTTAGTTAGATGAATTGGCTGTGGAAAACCCTGGAGAGCTTTCATATCTTCTAAGGATGAGAAGCTTGGTAACAGTCACGATAATCAAAACGGATCCCATAGACATCTTCCAATTCCTCAGATAGTATGCCATTAATAGGGCAGTTTCCTCCCAAATTATTCATGCTGTCAATGCGCATAAAGCCCCCAGAGAGCTTGTTAGAAAGATAAATTTCCCAATCCCTCCCCGAAGATTTTGATTCAAGGGGACGGAAGAGGCTACACTTATCAACAGACTCTGATGGACAACTTGGTTTTAAACATTCGCTGTAagggaatgaataaaaataataaattttctcCTAGTAGGAAGAGAGGACATATAAATCTATGACATTGTGATATAAGTTCTATGAGGACAAAGACAATGTCTTGTCTATTTCAGTTTCCCTGAAACCTGCAATAGCACTTGGCACAttatagatgctcaataaagatttactgaataaatacatttttatgggGGTCACAGGTACATTTGATGTAGGATAAACTGGTTATGTAATGCTAGTCTTGTGTACATGGGATTGATCCCTGAAAAGTTCCTTGGCCAGTGAGATTGGATACAATTTTGGAGAAAGTgttcttaaaaaatatgttatcagGCAAGAAACTGGGAAGCGGAAATACTCACATGGTCAGCAAGTGATCTTCACTTTTCATGTAGACATCTCTTGTCTTCATAGTTAAACCATAAATTTTATGAGAATAATAAATATGGGTTTGAATATTCCCTTTGGCATTTTACAACTTTTATCATCTAACATCCCAAATAGGGCTTGGCAACttgtatctattaaaaaaaagactaaagggAATCATATTTATAAATCCTCTATCATATCTCTGTTGCTTGAAAggctctgatttttcttttcaccatCCTTGCTTCTCCAAGGGAAGTAGCTATCCGATGTCTGTTTTGCCTAACAGCTGCAGAGGGCTGCTCTAGGATGGCCGGAGGCCCCGTCAACTTTgtgtttcttattcttctctcATTCCCTGACAGAAGCACAGATGAGCCCACTGAGAATGTAATTCTCTCACTTTGCTTTTCCTGGGAGAAATCCTCTTGGATCAATTATGGTGAATAACATTTGCTGCTGCGTCACACACCTTGCCCTTAGTTTTTAGACATTTTCCTGGTACCTTGGCTTCTGATCTTATTTTGCTCCATAGTGCTGACTTCACATTCACCTTTTGGATCTCAAAATTGATATTTTCTCTTAATGCTGATTATTGATCTCTTCCTCAGCAGTAATCAGTAGCCATTCTTGGATTGGGTCTGACTCCAGGCCCTCTGCGTGGCTCCTGCTTTGGCACTAGCCCTGAAGCCAGTATCACCACCAGGTCTATCCTGGTTCAAGGTAATGAAGTGCCTGAAGAGGGAAGACCACTCAAGAGGCTAGTAGAGAAGtccaaaaataaaacagtgcaATGCTAAACCAGACTGAATACTTGAGGCTACAGAAATCACTCCCAAGACATAGAGTAAtctctcaaaagaaaaataaaaccttatattctaaaagattttagtaatttgctggttactttttaaagtttattctcCTTTTACTTGTTGACTACAGCAAGATGATTATTTCTTACTTGCCTttcaaaagaagcaaaattataCTACATTATGTATTTAGCAAATTCTTTTGCACTTAACACcacatacagaaaaaaacataaactaCCTGACAACTTAAATTTCCCCAATGAATCTAGGGCCTTAATGATTTATATACTTATGGAATGTAGTGGCATGTAtctaaagactttttttaaattacactgaTAGTACTTCAAATAGCTTgacatattttgtttaaattggGTAAATAAATCCTATCTTATATAATGGCAAATTTCAGTCTAATATGAAACTGAATTGCCATATATAAACTTAGACAGTCAGGGCTTAAAGTGGATATACTGATATCTTAACAATGGGTTGT is a window encoding:
- the LRRTM3 gene encoding leucine-rich repeat transmembrane neuronal protein 3 yields the protein MGFNVIRLLSGSAVALVIAPTVLLTMLSSAERGCPKGCRCEGKMVYCESQKLQEIPSSISAGCLGLSLRYNSLQKLKYNQFKGLNQLTWLYLDHNHISNIDENAFNGIRRLKELILSSNRISYFLNNTFRPVTNLRNLDLSYNQLHSLGSEQFRGLRKLLSLHLRSNSLRTIPVRIFQDCRNLELLDLGYNRIRSLARNVFAGMIRLKELHLEHNQFSKLNLALFPRLVSLQNLYLQWNKISVIGQTMSWTWSSLQRLDLSGNEIEAFSGPSVFQCVPNLQRLNLDSNKLTFIGQEILDSWISLNDISLAGNIWECSRNICSLVNWLKSFKGLRENTIICASPKELQGVNVIDAVKNYSICGKSTTERFDLARALPKPTFKPKLPRPKHESKPPLPPTAGATEPGPETEADAEHISFHKIIAGSVALFLSVLVILLVIYVSWKRYPASMKQLQQRSLMRRHRKKKRQSLKQMTPSTQEFYVDYKPTNTETSEMLLNGTGPCTYNKSGSRECEIPLSMNVSTFLAYDQPTISYCGVHHELLSHKSFETNAQEDTMETHLETELDLSTITTAGRISDHKQQLA